From the genome of Symphalangus syndactylus isolate Jambi chromosome 5, NHGRI_mSymSyn1-v2.1_pri, whole genome shotgun sequence, one region includes:
- the ANKDD1A gene encoding ankyrin repeat and death domain-containing protein 1A isoform X8, producing MNALLLSAWFGHLRILQILVNSGAKIHCESKDGLTLLHCAAQKGHVPVLAFIMEDLEDVALDHVDKLGRTAFHRAAEHGQLDALDFLVGSGCDHSVKDKEGNTALHLAAGRGHMAVLQRLVDIGLDLEEQNVEGLTALHAAAGGSHPDCVQLLLRAGSTVNALTQGLGGGAKPTVTAFPTGRWTESHTPQKNLSCLHYAALSGSEDVSRVLIHAGGCTNVVDHQGASPLHLAVRHNFPALVRLLINSDSDLNTMDNRQQTPLHLAAEHAWQDIAEMLLIAGVDLNLRDKQGKTALAVAARSNHVSLVDMIIKADRFYRWEKDHPSDLSGKSLSFKQDHRQETQQLRSVLWRLASRYLQPREWKKLAYSWEFTEAHVYAIEQQWTGTRSYQEHGHRMLLIWLHGMATAGENPSKALFEGLVAIGRRDLAGKSVFCWASSQELGGPHWNAAGLSKGCSDKNAVMLALGLPDSYP from the exons ATGAACGCGCTTCTCCTGTCTGCCTGGTTCGGCCACTTACGAATCCTCCAGATCTTGGTAAACTCAGGGGCCAAGATCCACTGTGAGAGCAAG GATGGCCTGACCTTACTGCACTGCGCAGCCCAAAAAGGCCATGTGCCTGTGCTGGCGTTCATAATGGAGGACCTGGAGGATGTGGCCCTGGACCATGTAGACAAG CTGGGGAGGACGGCGTTTCACAGGGCAGCTGAGCACGGGCAGCTGGATGCTCTGGACTTCCTCGTGGGCTCTGGATGTGACCACAGTGTCAAAGACAAG GAGGGGAACACGGCTCTTCATCTGGCTGCTGGTCGGGGCCATATGGCTGTGCTGCAGCGACTTGTGGACATCGGGCTGGACCTGGAGGAGCAGAATGTG GAAGGTCTGACTGCCCTGCATGCGGCTGCTGGAGGGTCCCACCCTGACTGTGTGCAGCTGCTCCTCAGGGCTGGGAGCACCGTGAACGCCCTCACCCAG GGTCTTGGAGGAGGTGCCAAGCCCACGGTGACTGCATTTCCCACCGGGAGATGGACTGAGTCCCATACACCCCAG AAAAACCTCAGCTGCCTTCACTATGCAGCCCTCAGTGGCTCGGAGGATGTGTCTCGGGTCCTCATCCACGCAGGAGGCTGCACCAATGTGGTTGATCAT CAGGGTGCCTCTCCTCTGCACCTCGCTGTGAGGCACAACTTCCCTGCCTTGGTCCGGCTCCTCATCAACTCTGACAGTGACTTGAATACCATGGACAAT AGGCAGCAGACGCCCCTTCACCTGGCTGCAGAGCATGCCTGGCAGGACATAGCAGAGATGCTCCTCATTGCTGGGGTTGACTTAAACCTGAGAGATAAG CAGGGAAAAACCGCCCTGGCAGTGGCCGCCCGCAGCAACCATGTCAGCCTGGTGGACATGATCATAAAAGCTGATCGTTTCTACAGATGGGAGAAG GACCACCCCAGTGACCTCTCTGGGAAGAGCTTGTCCTTTAAGCAGGACCATCGGCAGGAAACACAGCAGCTCCGTTCTGTGCTGTGGCGGCTGGCCTCCAGGTATCTGCAGCCCCGTGAGTGGAAGAAGCTGGCATATTCCTGGGAGTTCACGGAGGCGCATGTCTATGCCATCGAGCAACAGTGGACAG GCACCAGGAGCTATCAGGAGCACGGCCACCGAATGCTGCTTATTTGGCTGCATGGCATGGCCACGGCTGGTGAGAACCCCAGCAAAGCGTTGTTCGAGGGCCTCGTGGCCATTGGCAGGAGGGACCTGGCTGGTAAGAGCGTATTCTGCTGGGCTTCTTCTCAGGAGCTGGGTGGCCCCCACTGGAATGCAGCAGGGCTCTCCAAGGGCTGCTCAGACAAGAATGCTGTGATGCTGGCTCTAGGCCTTCCAGATTCCTACCCCTAG
- the ANKDD1A gene encoding ankyrin repeat and death domain-containing protein 1A isoform X5: MQEELAWATDGLLPLERQLHEAARQNNVGRMQELIGRRVNTRARNHVGRVALHWAAGAGHEQAVRLLLEHEAAVDEEDADGLTLLHCAAQKGHVPVLAFIMEDLEDVALDHVDKLGRTAFHRAAEHGQLDALDFLVGSGCDHSVKDKEGNTALHLAAGRGHMAVLQRLVDIGLDLEEQNVEGLTALHAAAGGSHPDCVQLLLRAGSTVNALTQGLGGGAKPTVTAFPTGRWTESHTPQKNLSCLHYAALSGSEDVSRVLIHAGGCTNVVDHQGASPLHLAVRHNFPALVRLLINSDSDLNTMDNRQQTPLHLAAEHAWQDIAEMLLIAGVDLNLRDKQGKTALAVAARSNHVSLVDMIIKADRFYRWEKDHPSDLSGKSLSFKQDHRQETQQLRSVLWRLASRYLQPREWKKLAYSWEFTEAHVYAIEQQWTGTRSYQEHGHRMLLIWLHGMATAGENPSKALFEGLVAIGRRDLAGKSVFCWASSQELGGPHWNAAGLSKGCSDKNAVMLALGLPDSYP, translated from the exons TGCTTCCTCTGGAGAGGCAGCTCCACGAGGCCGCCCGCCAGAACAACGTCGGCAGGATGCAGGAGCTGATTGGGAGGAGGGTTAACACCAGGGCCAGAAACCAC GTGGGCAGGGTGGCCCTGCACTGGGCTGCAGGTGCAGGGCACGAGCAGGCTGTGCGTCTGCTTCTGGAGCACGAGGCTGCTGTGGACGAGGAGGATGCG GATGGCCTGACCTTACTGCACTGCGCAGCCCAAAAAGGCCATGTGCCTGTGCTGGCGTTCATAATGGAGGACCTGGAGGATGTGGCCCTGGACCATGTAGACAAG CTGGGGAGGACGGCGTTTCACAGGGCAGCTGAGCACGGGCAGCTGGATGCTCTGGACTTCCTCGTGGGCTCTGGATGTGACCACAGTGTCAAAGACAAG GAGGGGAACACGGCTCTTCATCTGGCTGCTGGTCGGGGCCATATGGCTGTGCTGCAGCGACTTGTGGACATCGGGCTGGACCTGGAGGAGCAGAATGTG GAAGGTCTGACTGCCCTGCATGCGGCTGCTGGAGGGTCCCACCCTGACTGTGTGCAGCTGCTCCTCAGGGCTGGGAGCACCGTGAACGCCCTCACCCAG GGTCTTGGAGGAGGTGCCAAGCCCACGGTGACTGCATTTCCCACCGGGAGATGGACTGAGTCCCATACACCCCAG AAAAACCTCAGCTGCCTTCACTATGCAGCCCTCAGTGGCTCGGAGGATGTGTCTCGGGTCCTCATCCACGCAGGAGGCTGCACCAATGTGGTTGATCAT CAGGGTGCCTCTCCTCTGCACCTCGCTGTGAGGCACAACTTCCCTGCCTTGGTCCGGCTCCTCATCAACTCTGACAGTGACTTGAATACCATGGACAAT AGGCAGCAGACGCCCCTTCACCTGGCTGCAGAGCATGCCTGGCAGGACATAGCAGAGATGCTCCTCATTGCTGGGGTTGACTTAAACCTGAGAGATAAG CAGGGAAAAACCGCCCTGGCAGTGGCCGCCCGCAGCAACCATGTCAGCCTGGTGGACATGATCATAAAAGCTGATCGTTTCTACAGATGGGAGAAG GACCACCCCAGTGACCTCTCTGGGAAGAGCTTGTCCTTTAAGCAGGACCATCGGCAGGAAACACAGCAGCTCCGTTCTGTGCTGTGGCGGCTGGCCTCCAGGTATCTGCAGCCCCGTGAGTGGAAGAAGCTGGCATATTCCTGGGAGTTCACGGAGGCGCATGTCTATGCCATCGAGCAACAGTGGACAG GCACCAGGAGCTATCAGGAGCACGGCCACCGAATGCTGCTTATTTGGCTGCATGGCATGGCCACGGCTGGTGAGAACCCCAGCAAAGCGTTGTTCGAGGGCCTCGTGGCCATTGGCAGGAGGGACCTGGCTGGTAAGAGCGTATTCTGCTGGGCTTCTTCTCAGGAGCTGGGTGGCCCCCACTGGAATGCAGCAGGGCTCTCCAAGGGCTGCTCAGACAAGAATGCTGTGATGCTGGCTCTAGGCCTTCCAGATTCCTACCCCTAG
- the ANKDD1A gene encoding ankyrin repeat and death domain-containing protein 1A isoform X9: MEDLEDVALDHVDKLGRTAFHRAAEHGQLDALDFLVGSGCDHSVKDKEGNTALHLAAGRGHMAVLQRLVDIGLDLEEQNVEGLTALHAAAGGSHPDCVQLLLRAGSTVNALTQGLGGGAKPTVTAFPTGRWTESHTPQKNLSCLHYAALSGSEDVSRVLIHAGGCTNVVDHQGASPLHLAVRHNFPALVRLLINSDSDLNTMDNRQQTPLHLAAEHAWQDIAEMLLIAGVDLNLRDKQGKTALAVAARSNHVSLVDMIIKADRFYRWEKDHPSDLSGKSLSFKQDHRQETQQLRSVLWRLASRYLQPREWKKLAYSWEFTEAHVYAIEQQWTGTRSYQEHGHRMLLIWLHGMATAGENPSKALFEGLVAIGRRDLAGKSVFCWASSQELGGPHWNAAGLSKGCSDKNAVMLALGLPDSYP; encoded by the exons ATGGAGGACCTGGAGGATGTGGCCCTGGACCATGTAGACAAG CTGGGGAGGACGGCGTTTCACAGGGCAGCTGAGCACGGGCAGCTGGATGCTCTGGACTTCCTCGTGGGCTCTGGATGTGACCACAGTGTCAAAGACAAG GAGGGGAACACGGCTCTTCATCTGGCTGCTGGTCGGGGCCATATGGCTGTGCTGCAGCGACTTGTGGACATCGGGCTGGACCTGGAGGAGCAGAATGTG GAAGGTCTGACTGCCCTGCATGCGGCTGCTGGAGGGTCCCACCCTGACTGTGTGCAGCTGCTCCTCAGGGCTGGGAGCACCGTGAACGCCCTCACCCAG GGTCTTGGAGGAGGTGCCAAGCCCACGGTGACTGCATTTCCCACCGGGAGATGGACTGAGTCCCATACACCCCAG AAAAACCTCAGCTGCCTTCACTATGCAGCCCTCAGTGGCTCGGAGGATGTGTCTCGGGTCCTCATCCACGCAGGAGGCTGCACCAATGTGGTTGATCAT CAGGGTGCCTCTCCTCTGCACCTCGCTGTGAGGCACAACTTCCCTGCCTTGGTCCGGCTCCTCATCAACTCTGACAGTGACTTGAATACCATGGACAAT AGGCAGCAGACGCCCCTTCACCTGGCTGCAGAGCATGCCTGGCAGGACATAGCAGAGATGCTCCTCATTGCTGGGGTTGACTTAAACCTGAGAGATAAG CAGGGAAAAACCGCCCTGGCAGTGGCCGCCCGCAGCAACCATGTCAGCCTGGTGGACATGATCATAAAAGCTGATCGTTTCTACAGATGGGAGAAG GACCACCCCAGTGACCTCTCTGGGAAGAGCTTGTCCTTTAAGCAGGACCATCGGCAGGAAACACAGCAGCTCCGTTCTGTGCTGTGGCGGCTGGCCTCCAGGTATCTGCAGCCCCGTGAGTGGAAGAAGCTGGCATATTCCTGGGAGTTCACGGAGGCGCATGTCTATGCCATCGAGCAACAGTGGACAG GCACCAGGAGCTATCAGGAGCACGGCCACCGAATGCTGCTTATTTGGCTGCATGGCATGGCCACGGCTGGTGAGAACCCCAGCAAAGCGTTGTTCGAGGGCCTCGTGGCCATTGGCAGGAGGGACCTGGCTGGTAAGAGCGTATTCTGCTGGGCTTCTTCTCAGGAGCTGGGTGGCCCCCACTGGAATGCAGCAGGGCTCTCCAAGGGCTGCTCAGACAAGAATGCTGTGATGCTGGCTCTAGGCCTTCCAGATTCCTACCCCTAG
- the ANKDD1A gene encoding ankyrin repeat and death domain-containing protein 1A isoform X1, protein MQEELAWATDGLLPLERQLHEAARQNNVGRMQELIGRRVNTRARNHVGRVALHWAAGAGHEQAVRLLLEHEAAVDEEDAFGMNALLLSAWFGHLRILQILVNSGAKIHCESKDGLTLLHCAAQKGHVPVLAFIMEDLEDVALDHVDKLGRTAFHRAAEHGQLDALDFLVGSGCDHSVKDKEGNTALHLAAGRGHMAVLQRLVDIGLDLEEQNVEGLTALHAAAGGSHPDCVQLLLRAGSTVNALTQGLGGGAKPTVTAFPTGRWTESHTPQKNLSCLHYAALSGSEDVSRVLIHAGGCTNVVDHQGASPLHLAVRHNFPALVRLLINSDSDLNTMDNRQQTPLHLAAEHAWQDIAEMLLIAGVDLNLRDKQGKTALAVAARSNHVSLVDMIIKADRFYRWEKDHPSDLSGKSLSFKQDHRQETQQLRSVLWRLASRYLQPREWKKLAYSWEFTEAHVYAIEQQWTGTRSYQEHGHRMLLIWLHGMATAGENPSKALFEGLVAIGRRDLAGKSVFCWASSQELGGPHWNAAGLSKGCSDKNAVMLALGLPDSYP, encoded by the exons TGCTTCCTCTGGAGAGGCAGCTCCACGAGGCCGCCCGCCAGAACAACGTCGGCAGGATGCAGGAGCTGATTGGGAGGAGGGTTAACACCAGGGCCAGAAACCAC GTGGGCAGGGTGGCCCTGCACTGGGCTGCAGGTGCAGGGCACGAGCAGGCTGTGCGTCTGCTTCTGGAGCACGAGGCTGCTGTGGACGAGGAGGATGCG TTTGGGATGAACGCGCTTCTCCTGTCTGCCTGGTTCGGCCACTTACGAATCCTCCAGATCTTGGTAAACTCAGGGGCCAAGATCCACTGTGAGAGCAAG GATGGCCTGACCTTACTGCACTGCGCAGCCCAAAAAGGCCATGTGCCTGTGCTGGCGTTCATAATGGAGGACCTGGAGGATGTGGCCCTGGACCATGTAGACAAG CTGGGGAGGACGGCGTTTCACAGGGCAGCTGAGCACGGGCAGCTGGATGCTCTGGACTTCCTCGTGGGCTCTGGATGTGACCACAGTGTCAAAGACAAG GAGGGGAACACGGCTCTTCATCTGGCTGCTGGTCGGGGCCATATGGCTGTGCTGCAGCGACTTGTGGACATCGGGCTGGACCTGGAGGAGCAGAATGTG GAAGGTCTGACTGCCCTGCATGCGGCTGCTGGAGGGTCCCACCCTGACTGTGTGCAGCTGCTCCTCAGGGCTGGGAGCACCGTGAACGCCCTCACCCAG GGTCTTGGAGGAGGTGCCAAGCCCACGGTGACTGCATTTCCCACCGGGAGATGGACTGAGTCCCATACACCCCAG AAAAACCTCAGCTGCCTTCACTATGCAGCCCTCAGTGGCTCGGAGGATGTGTCTCGGGTCCTCATCCACGCAGGAGGCTGCACCAATGTGGTTGATCAT CAGGGTGCCTCTCCTCTGCACCTCGCTGTGAGGCACAACTTCCCTGCCTTGGTCCGGCTCCTCATCAACTCTGACAGTGACTTGAATACCATGGACAAT AGGCAGCAGACGCCCCTTCACCTGGCTGCAGAGCATGCCTGGCAGGACATAGCAGAGATGCTCCTCATTGCTGGGGTTGACTTAAACCTGAGAGATAAG CAGGGAAAAACCGCCCTGGCAGTGGCCGCCCGCAGCAACCATGTCAGCCTGGTGGACATGATCATAAAAGCTGATCGTTTCTACAGATGGGAGAAG GACCACCCCAGTGACCTCTCTGGGAAGAGCTTGTCCTTTAAGCAGGACCATCGGCAGGAAACACAGCAGCTCCGTTCTGTGCTGTGGCGGCTGGCCTCCAGGTATCTGCAGCCCCGTGAGTGGAAGAAGCTGGCATATTCCTGGGAGTTCACGGAGGCGCATGTCTATGCCATCGAGCAACAGTGGACAG GCACCAGGAGCTATCAGGAGCACGGCCACCGAATGCTGCTTATTTGGCTGCATGGCATGGCCACGGCTGGTGAGAACCCCAGCAAAGCGTTGTTCGAGGGCCTCGTGGCCATTGGCAGGAGGGACCTGGCTGGTAAGAGCGTATTCTGCTGGGCTTCTTCTCAGGAGCTGGGTGGCCCCCACTGGAATGCAGCAGGGCTCTCCAAGGGCTGCTCAGACAAGAATGCTGTGATGCTGGCTCTAGGCCTTCCAGATTCCTACCCCTAG
- the ANKDD1A gene encoding ankyrin repeat and death domain-containing protein 1A isoform X2: MQEELAWATDGLLPLERQLHEAARQNNVGRMQELIGRRVNTRARNHVGRVALHWAAGAGHEQAVRLLLEHEAAVDEEDAVGALTEACLCFGMNALLLSAWFGHLRILQILVNSGAKIHCESKDGLTLLHCAAQKGHVPVLAFIMEDLEDVALDHVDKLGRTAFHRAAEHGQLDALDFLVGSGCDHSVKDKEGNTALHLAAGRGHMAVLQRLVDIGLDLEEQNVEGLTALHAAAGGSHPDCVQLLLRAGSTVNALTQKNLSCLHYAALSGSEDVSRVLIHAGGCTNVVDHQGASPLHLAVRHNFPALVRLLINSDSDLNTMDNRQQTPLHLAAEHAWQDIAEMLLIAGVDLNLRDKQGKTALAVAARSNHVSLVDMIIKADRFYRWEKDHPSDLSGKSLSFKQDHRQETQQLRSVLWRLASRYLQPREWKKLAYSWEFTEAHVYAIEQQWTGTRSYQEHGHRMLLIWLHGMATAGENPSKALFEGLVAIGRRDLAGKSVFCWASSQELGGPHWNAAGLSKGCSDKNAVMLALGLPDSYP, encoded by the exons TGCTTCCTCTGGAGAGGCAGCTCCACGAGGCCGCCCGCCAGAACAACGTCGGCAGGATGCAGGAGCTGATTGGGAGGAGGGTTAACACCAGGGCCAGAAACCAC GTGGGCAGGGTGGCCCTGCACTGGGCTGCAGGTGCAGGGCACGAGCAGGCTGTGCGTCTGCTTCTGGAGCACGAGGCTGCTGTGGACGAGGAGGATGCGGTAGGGGCCCTCACAGAGGCATGTCTGTGT TTTGGGATGAACGCGCTTCTCCTGTCTGCCTGGTTCGGCCACTTACGAATCCTCCAGATCTTGGTAAACTCAGGGGCCAAGATCCACTGTGAGAGCAAG GATGGCCTGACCTTACTGCACTGCGCAGCCCAAAAAGGCCATGTGCCTGTGCTGGCGTTCATAATGGAGGACCTGGAGGATGTGGCCCTGGACCATGTAGACAAG CTGGGGAGGACGGCGTTTCACAGGGCAGCTGAGCACGGGCAGCTGGATGCTCTGGACTTCCTCGTGGGCTCTGGATGTGACCACAGTGTCAAAGACAAG GAGGGGAACACGGCTCTTCATCTGGCTGCTGGTCGGGGCCATATGGCTGTGCTGCAGCGACTTGTGGACATCGGGCTGGACCTGGAGGAGCAGAATGTG GAAGGTCTGACTGCCCTGCATGCGGCTGCTGGAGGGTCCCACCCTGACTGTGTGCAGCTGCTCCTCAGGGCTGGGAGCACCGTGAACGCCCTCACCCAG AAAAACCTCAGCTGCCTTCACTATGCAGCCCTCAGTGGCTCGGAGGATGTGTCTCGGGTCCTCATCCACGCAGGAGGCTGCACCAATGTGGTTGATCAT CAGGGTGCCTCTCCTCTGCACCTCGCTGTGAGGCACAACTTCCCTGCCTTGGTCCGGCTCCTCATCAACTCTGACAGTGACTTGAATACCATGGACAAT AGGCAGCAGACGCCCCTTCACCTGGCTGCAGAGCATGCCTGGCAGGACATAGCAGAGATGCTCCTCATTGCTGGGGTTGACTTAAACCTGAGAGATAAG CAGGGAAAAACCGCCCTGGCAGTGGCCGCCCGCAGCAACCATGTCAGCCTGGTGGACATGATCATAAAAGCTGATCGTTTCTACAGATGGGAGAAG GACCACCCCAGTGACCTCTCTGGGAAGAGCTTGTCCTTTAAGCAGGACCATCGGCAGGAAACACAGCAGCTCCGTTCTGTGCTGTGGCGGCTGGCCTCCAGGTATCTGCAGCCCCGTGAGTGGAAGAAGCTGGCATATTCCTGGGAGTTCACGGAGGCGCATGTCTATGCCATCGAGCAACAGTGGACAG GCACCAGGAGCTATCAGGAGCACGGCCACCGAATGCTGCTTATTTGGCTGCATGGCATGGCCACGGCTGGTGAGAACCCCAGCAAAGCGTTGTTCGAGGGCCTCGTGGCCATTGGCAGGAGGGACCTGGCTGGTAAGAGCGTATTCTGCTGGGCTTCTTCTCAGGAGCTGGGTGGCCCCCACTGGAATGCAGCAGGGCTCTCCAAGGGCTGCTCAGACAAGAATGCTGTGATGCTGGCTCTAGGCCTTCCAGATTCCTACCCCTAG
- the ANKDD1A gene encoding ankyrin repeat and death domain-containing protein 1A isoform X6, whose translation MQEELAWATDGLLPLERQLHEAARQNNVGRMQELIGRRVNTRARNHVGRVALHWAAGAGHEQAVRLLLEHEAAVDEEDAVGALTEACLCFGMNALLLSAWFGHLRILQILVNSGAKIHCESKDGLTLLHCAAQKGHVPVLAFIMEDLEDVALDHVDKLGRTAFHRAAEHGQLDALDFLVGSGCDHSVKDKEGNTALHLAAGRGHMAVLQRLVDIGLDLEEQNVEGLTALHAAAGGSHPDCVQLLLRAGSTVNALTQKNLSCLHYAALSGSEDVSRVLIHAGGCTNVVDHQGASPLHLAVRHNFPALVRLLINSDSDLNTMDNRQQTPLHLAAEHAWQDIAEMLLIAGVDLNLRDKQGKTALAVAARSNHVSLVDMIIKADRFYRWEKDHPSDLSGKSLSFKQDHRQETQQLRSVLWRLASRYLQPREWKKLAYSWEFTEAHVYAIEQQWTGTRSYQEHGHRMLLIWLHGMATAGENPSKALFEGLVAIGRRDLAENIRKKANAAPSAPRRCTAM comes from the exons TGCTTCCTCTGGAGAGGCAGCTCCACGAGGCCGCCCGCCAGAACAACGTCGGCAGGATGCAGGAGCTGATTGGGAGGAGGGTTAACACCAGGGCCAGAAACCAC GTGGGCAGGGTGGCCCTGCACTGGGCTGCAGGTGCAGGGCACGAGCAGGCTGTGCGTCTGCTTCTGGAGCACGAGGCTGCTGTGGACGAGGAGGATGCGGTAGGGGCCCTCACAGAGGCATGTCTGTGT TTTGGGATGAACGCGCTTCTCCTGTCTGCCTGGTTCGGCCACTTACGAATCCTCCAGATCTTGGTAAACTCAGGGGCCAAGATCCACTGTGAGAGCAAG GATGGCCTGACCTTACTGCACTGCGCAGCCCAAAAAGGCCATGTGCCTGTGCTGGCGTTCATAATGGAGGACCTGGAGGATGTGGCCCTGGACCATGTAGACAAG CTGGGGAGGACGGCGTTTCACAGGGCAGCTGAGCACGGGCAGCTGGATGCTCTGGACTTCCTCGTGGGCTCTGGATGTGACCACAGTGTCAAAGACAAG GAGGGGAACACGGCTCTTCATCTGGCTGCTGGTCGGGGCCATATGGCTGTGCTGCAGCGACTTGTGGACATCGGGCTGGACCTGGAGGAGCAGAATGTG GAAGGTCTGACTGCCCTGCATGCGGCTGCTGGAGGGTCCCACCCTGACTGTGTGCAGCTGCTCCTCAGGGCTGGGAGCACCGTGAACGCCCTCACCCAG AAAAACCTCAGCTGCCTTCACTATGCAGCCCTCAGTGGCTCGGAGGATGTGTCTCGGGTCCTCATCCACGCAGGAGGCTGCACCAATGTGGTTGATCAT CAGGGTGCCTCTCCTCTGCACCTCGCTGTGAGGCACAACTTCCCTGCCTTGGTCCGGCTCCTCATCAACTCTGACAGTGACTTGAATACCATGGACAAT AGGCAGCAGACGCCCCTTCACCTGGCTGCAGAGCATGCCTGGCAGGACATAGCAGAGATGCTCCTCATTGCTGGGGTTGACTTAAACCTGAGAGATAAG CAGGGAAAAACCGCCCTGGCAGTGGCCGCCCGCAGCAACCATGTCAGCCTGGTGGACATGATCATAAAAGCTGATCGTTTCTACAGATGGGAGAAG GACCACCCCAGTGACCTCTCTGGGAAGAGCTTGTCCTTTAAGCAGGACCATCGGCAGGAAACACAGCAGCTCCGTTCTGTGCTGTGGCGGCTGGCCTCCAGGTATCTGCAGCCCCGTGAGTGGAAGAAGCTGGCATATTCCTGGGAGTTCACGGAGGCGCATGTCTATGCCATCGAGCAACAGTGGACAG GCACCAGGAGCTATCAGGAGCACGGCCACCGAATGCTGCTTATTTGGCTGCATGGCATGGCCACGGCTGGTGAGAACCCCAGCAAAGCGTTGTTCGAGGGCCTCGTGGCCATTGGCAGGAGGGACCTGGCTG aaaatatCAGGAAGAAAGCAAACGCAGCCCCGAGTGCCCCCAGGAGGTGCACAGCCATGTAA
- the ANKDD1A gene encoding ankyrin repeat and death domain-containing protein 1A isoform X4, protein MQEELAWATDGLLPLERQLHEAARQNNVGRMQELIGRRVNTRARNHFGMNALLLSAWFGHLRILQILVNSGAKIHCESKDGLTLLHCAAQKGHVPVLAFIMEDLEDVALDHVDKLGRTAFHRAAEHGQLDALDFLVGSGCDHSVKDKEGNTALHLAAGRGHMAVLQRLVDIGLDLEEQNVEGLTALHAAAGGSHPDCVQLLLRAGSTVNALTQGLGGGAKPTVTAFPTGRWTESHTPQKNLSCLHYAALSGSEDVSRVLIHAGGCTNVVDHQGASPLHLAVRHNFPALVRLLINSDSDLNTMDNRQQTPLHLAAEHAWQDIAEMLLIAGVDLNLRDKQGKTALAVAARSNHVSLVDMIIKADRFYRWEKDHPSDLSGKSLSFKQDHRQETQQLRSVLWRLASRYLQPREWKKLAYSWEFTEAHVYAIEQQWTGTRSYQEHGHRMLLIWLHGMATAGENPSKALFEGLVAIGRRDLAGKSVFCWASSQELGGPHWNAAGLSKGCSDKNAVMLALGLPDSYP, encoded by the exons TGCTTCCTCTGGAGAGGCAGCTCCACGAGGCCGCCCGCCAGAACAACGTCGGCAGGATGCAGGAGCTGATTGGGAGGAGGGTTAACACCAGGGCCAGAAACCAC TTTGGGATGAACGCGCTTCTCCTGTCTGCCTGGTTCGGCCACTTACGAATCCTCCAGATCTTGGTAAACTCAGGGGCCAAGATCCACTGTGAGAGCAAG GATGGCCTGACCTTACTGCACTGCGCAGCCCAAAAAGGCCATGTGCCTGTGCTGGCGTTCATAATGGAGGACCTGGAGGATGTGGCCCTGGACCATGTAGACAAG CTGGGGAGGACGGCGTTTCACAGGGCAGCTGAGCACGGGCAGCTGGATGCTCTGGACTTCCTCGTGGGCTCTGGATGTGACCACAGTGTCAAAGACAAG GAGGGGAACACGGCTCTTCATCTGGCTGCTGGTCGGGGCCATATGGCTGTGCTGCAGCGACTTGTGGACATCGGGCTGGACCTGGAGGAGCAGAATGTG GAAGGTCTGACTGCCCTGCATGCGGCTGCTGGAGGGTCCCACCCTGACTGTGTGCAGCTGCTCCTCAGGGCTGGGAGCACCGTGAACGCCCTCACCCAG GGTCTTGGAGGAGGTGCCAAGCCCACGGTGACTGCATTTCCCACCGGGAGATGGACTGAGTCCCATACACCCCAG AAAAACCTCAGCTGCCTTCACTATGCAGCCCTCAGTGGCTCGGAGGATGTGTCTCGGGTCCTCATCCACGCAGGAGGCTGCACCAATGTGGTTGATCAT CAGGGTGCCTCTCCTCTGCACCTCGCTGTGAGGCACAACTTCCCTGCCTTGGTCCGGCTCCTCATCAACTCTGACAGTGACTTGAATACCATGGACAAT AGGCAGCAGACGCCCCTTCACCTGGCTGCAGAGCATGCCTGGCAGGACATAGCAGAGATGCTCCTCATTGCTGGGGTTGACTTAAACCTGAGAGATAAG CAGGGAAAAACCGCCCTGGCAGTGGCCGCCCGCAGCAACCATGTCAGCCTGGTGGACATGATCATAAAAGCTGATCGTTTCTACAGATGGGAGAAG GACCACCCCAGTGACCTCTCTGGGAAGAGCTTGTCCTTTAAGCAGGACCATCGGCAGGAAACACAGCAGCTCCGTTCTGTGCTGTGGCGGCTGGCCTCCAGGTATCTGCAGCCCCGTGAGTGGAAGAAGCTGGCATATTCCTGGGAGTTCACGGAGGCGCATGTCTATGCCATCGAGCAACAGTGGACAG GCACCAGGAGCTATCAGGAGCACGGCCACCGAATGCTGCTTATTTGGCTGCATGGCATGGCCACGGCTGGTGAGAACCCCAGCAAAGCGTTGTTCGAGGGCCTCGTGGCCATTGGCAGGAGGGACCTGGCTGGTAAGAGCGTATTCTGCTGGGCTTCTTCTCAGGAGCTGGGTGGCCCCCACTGGAATGCAGCAGGGCTCTCCAAGGGCTGCTCAGACAAGAATGCTGTGATGCTGGCTCTAGGCCTTCCAGATTCCTACCCCTAG